The Balaenoptera acutorostrata chromosome 2, mBalAcu1.1, whole genome shotgun sequence genomic sequence CGAGGGGGCCGGTCAAGGCCCTGGCACCCCACGTGGAGCTGTTTAGGCAGGCGCCAGATGGGGTGCGGGACAAGGCGAGCTTCGTGCAGGCGGTGCAGAACTTTACGCAGTACAACGTGCACAAGCGGGGCCACGTCGACTTCATCTACCTGGCCCTGCGCAAGATGCGGGAGTACGGCGTCGAGCGGGACCTGGCCGTCTACAACCTGCTGCTCGACATCTTCCCCAAGGAGGTCTTCCGGCCTCGCAACATCTTCCACAGCATCTTCCTCCACTACCCACGGCAGCAGGAGTGCGGGATCGCTGTCCTGGAGCAGATGGAGAACCACGGTGAGGCCAGCAGGCCAGCtcaggcgggggcggggccacCTCCCTCTCCAGGGCCCCGGGGCCCTCCGTGGCTCCTTGGCTCTGactcctctcctctctgtctctgtctggcttcctcctctgcccgcccacccccatctccttctcatctctctctcccgTCATCCCTTCCCTCGTCTGCTCCCTCCCTGAGGCTCACCCTTCATCTGCCTGGCACAGGGGTGATGCCCAACAAGGAGACGGAGTTCCTGCTCATTCAGATATTTGGACGCAAAAGCCACCCCATGCTCAAGTTCGTGCGAATGAAGCTGTGGTTCACCCGCTTCAAGAATATCGACCCCTTCCCCGTGCCCCGGGACCTGCCCCAGGACCCAGTGGACCTGGCCAGTTTGGCCCTGCGGCACATGGAGCCCGACCTCAGCGCCAGGGTCACGGTCTATCAGGTATCCTCCCCGTCCACATCCTCGGCCGCCTCTGGGGCAGGGCCCCCTTCAGTAACCCCAAGTGATTGTGGTGAGACAGGCCGTGATTCGCTGGCAGAGCCTCCGCTAGAGTCCAGGGCCCTTGGCACAGCTTGACCTCTGACCTTGGCCCCTCTCCCCACATTCACTGTATTCCGGGCATGGCTTTCTGTTCCTTGAGCAGTCTGTAGCAGCTCCCTCCTGAGGCCTTTGTGCTTGccgttccctctgccaggaacacCCTTCCTCCGGGacttcacttccttcaggtctgaGTTCCACCGACCTTTCGTCCCATTTCGTCCCAATGGGTCAGGACCCATTTCCTGACCACCCTGGCTGAGCCTGGTTCCCCGTAACTCAGTTTCCCCTGTGTCTCCCAAGGCCCAGCACAGGTTCTGGCACAAAGCAGACGTTCCACAGCTGTTTGTCAAATGACTAAATGAAATATTCCCCATATCCTGGGGGTCCCACTCATGCCAAGCCACACGGGGGACCAGAAGAGAGCCCCTCACAGCACttgtcatctggtcctggaggcGGACCCTCAGAACTGCTGGTTTGGAGATGGAGAAGCCCTGGAGGCTGTGGGAGCCCAAAAGGgagcagggagggcttcctggaggaggtgagggtgAGCTGGGCACAGGCAGAACAGAAGAGGTgaggagagcattccaggcagagggagcagcatgGGCCAGGGCTCGAGGGCAGCTGGGAGTGGCTGGAGATGCTGAAAGGGCTTCCTTTGGCTGGAGCACGGAGTTGGGATGAGAGAGAAGAGGCATATAGGACAACGGGTTAGTGATGAGAGGGCCACGGGGAGGTTTTAAGAAGAGGAGGGTTGGGGTGCAAGTCAAGTTTCTGGAAGGATTTGCGCTTTTGAAAGCGCCCCCTGGCGGCCGTGTGGATGGTGTTGGATTGGGGGCAAGGCAAAGAGGACAGAGGGGCTAGGAGAGTGGTGATGCGGTGTCCCAGTGAGAGAACATACTGCAGAGGAAGTACAGTTTTTaactcatttctttgttttttaaagtaatgcattaaaaggaatttcctggtggtccagtggttaggactctgtgctttcactactgaggacctgggttccatccctggtcagggaactaagatttcaCAAGCCGGGCGGCAGGCCGCCCCCAACCAAAAAAAAGTAATGCATTAAAAAGCCAAACAGGGAAccgcacgggttcgatccctggtcagggaactaagatcctgcaagcccacGTGGCGCagcggggggaaaaaaaaaaaaaaaagccaaacggTACACAAGAACACACAGTGAAGAGTTCCCCTCTCCTACCCTGACCCTTTAGCCCCCAGGCTACTTCCCCAGAGGTGACCACTTCCATGTCTCCTTCCCAAGAGATCTATGCATTTGCATGCAgaggtatacttttttttttgcatatatatccTTTGTATTTAAATATCCCTTTATTCCCCCCCATTTCATTATTAAAAGTGCATACAGAAGGGTTGAAAACATGGTAAAATGATCACCTACACCacctaggtttttttaaaaactttttctttattgaagtatagttgatttacaatgttgtgttagtttctggtgtacagcaaagtgactcagttttatatatatatatatgtatacatatatattttttcagattcttttccattatactttattacaagatcttgaatatagttccctgtgctatacagtaggaccttgtttgaCACCACCTAGATTTAGAATGGGAACAATCCAAGTATCCATCAAGAGGGACTTGTCCATGTCCACTGTGGCACCTCAAAGACTGGTGAAAAAAGTGAAAGGGTGAGGCATGCACAGTGGTGCAGTAAGCCACCTAAAGTGTGAGAagggaggagaaataaaaaggcatatagctatttgtttattttcacaaGAATAAATAATGCAGGGAattacctggcggtccagtggttaggactcagagctctTACTgacaagggcccgggttcaatccctggtcagggaactaagatcacgcaagccacgtggcgtgcccaaaaaataaaaaaataaaaaaaataagtaatgcaAAGATAAGTCAGATATGGGTAAAAATGGTCATCTCTGGGCGGGCAGAGGAGATGGGGGTAGAGAGAAAAGGAATGGGAGGGAGACACCTATTTAATATGGGTTGGCTTCTAAACTATGGAAGTGTGTTTAGactatcaaaaatatatataatcaaaaaagaggggaaagaacCCACCAAAgttgaaaacaaacatatgtggCTAAATATCCAATTGACAGCATAAccagtgagagaaaaaaattctgagtCACTGTTGTCTGACATCCTTAGTGGCCTGCATTCTGAGAATCCTGAACTTAATCCCCTAGCGTTATGGTCAGCTGTAATATCAGAATCATTTATGTATATTGATGGATAAGTCAAATAAGCATGTGTATTACTTGTAACAGGAACCAAGATTTTGAGTGTGAGAGAAAAAGATATACAAtcgaaatgttaaaaaaaaaaaatccatagtgttaaatttgaaatgaaaaatcgGTATAAATATATTGTCCAGTAAAAGGGCCCAGGAGCAAAACCTACACTTTTAAAGATGTTTCTCCAGTGGCAGCacactatacatacacatattctgCACCTCGCCTTTTGCTGTTCTCACTTAATAATATGGCTgagagccctttttttttttttttaaattaagtatttttggattttttttttttttttttttttttttttttttgctgtggaccatttttaaagtctttattgaatatcTTACAGtatcgcttctgttttatgtttcggttttttggccacaaggcatgtgggattttagttccctgaccaaggatcaaacccgtaccccctgcattgtaaggcgaagtctgaaccactggaccgccagggaagtcccaaaggagTCCATTCTTTTTAACCTGAAAAGGTGGAGGATATGTGTGCCAACAGTTGTCCACTCACAGGTATTTCGGTCAGAGTATGTGCATTTTTTCACAAATGAATTTCAtttagttttggtttttgttttttggccacgctgcttggcttgcaggatcttggttccccgaccagggattgaatctgggccaccgcagtgaaagtgtcgagtcctaaccactggaccaccagggaattccctcatttagtttttgtttttttttttaaagacttttttttttgatgtataccaatttttttttaatctttattaaatttgttacaatactgcttctgttttatgttttgattctttggccgcaaggcatgtgggatcttagctccccaaccagggatcgacccacaccccctgcactggaaggcgaagtcttaaccgctggaccgccaaggaagtccctcatttagtttttaaaatcacatttcagAGTGTAAAATTAGAAAGCTACAAAAGGCTATtctttccctccctgccctccacagAGGCAAACGCTGTGACTTGcttcttgtgtctccttcctggCATATTCTGTTTGCAagaaattcttttccttttttaaatttcacatgcaCTGAGCACTCAGCACGTGCCAGGCATCGTTCTCGGCATTTTAGAACCATCTCAACTAAGTGCTGTTATTGCCCCCATTTTgaattggggaaactgaggcacatggtGACTTAGCCAAGGTCATGCAGACAGTGGCAGAGCCGGGATTTTAACGCAGGTGGGCCAGCTCCAGGGTTCCCTCCATGTGAGTATCTCCAGGGTCAGTGGCTCTTACCCAATTAGATAGAAGCAAGAAGGCGGTGGGCTCGAGTGATTGTGGGAGGCCCAGTAGACAGACCCAAGAGGGGCCCTGAATTCACCGGAatccccatttctctctcccgGGCTCCTCCGTAGGGGCTGTGGGGGCCGCAAGCTTCCACCCCGACTTTCCTTGCAGATGCCTTTGTCCAAAGACTCCACAGATGCCACGGATCCCACGGAGCCCCACATCATAGGTAAGGTCctgcggagggagggagggagcgagtgCCGGGTTCTCAGCAGGCCTGATGGGTGGGCTCCCTGGGCCTCTGGGCACAGCCCCTCAGCCAGGACGCCCTGGGAATGTGTGTCTCCACACCAGGAATCCAGAGTCCTGATCAGCAGGCCGCCCTGGCCCACCACAACCCAGCCCGCCCGATCTTCGTTGAGGGTCCCTTCTCCCTGTGGCTTCGAGACAAATGCATCTATTACCACATCCTCAGAGCTGACTTGCTGCCCCCTGAGGAGAGGGTGAGGGCCCAAAGCGGGAGTCGGGGGTGGTAAGAGTGAGTTGGCtcaaaggtggggagggggtgggggtttgggagggcaggggccaggggagAGGCGGCAGGTGGCTGCAACATCCTGGGCCTCTGGCTCTGCctgcacctcccctccccctcccccaccccgccccccgggTTAGGAAGTGGAGGAGATTCCAGAGGAGTGGAACCTCTACTACCCAATGCAGCTAGACCTGGCCTACGGGAGGAGCAGCTGGGATGACTACGAGTTTAACATCGATGAAGGTAAAAACTGGGATGAGTAGGATTCTGAACACTGCACGGGATGGGGTGCCACCTCTGGAGTCGAGGGATGGGGCCCAGGCCGAGACCTAGTCCAGTTACACACACAGACCCtctatacacacgcacacacacacacacacacaccaccaccaccaccccaccaccgcCTCCCCCCACGAAAGCACGAAACTCACCACTCAGGGGCTCCAGACCTGTCAGCCCTCAGTCATTTCCTCCTTCAAGCATTTGTGGAGCACCTCTGTGCTGGCTACTGGGCATGACCAGGACAGGCCCGGTCCCAGGGGAGGAGCACACAACTCAGCCTCAGGTGGGAGTCAGGAGGATTTCCTGGTGGAAACTTGAGCCAGGAGGTGTCACCTAGGTGAAGCGTGGGACAGGCAGGCTAGgcagagcatgtgcaaaggcttgGACACACACAAAAGGCAAAAGGGAGCTTAAAGCCCCCATCCTTGGCCTGGAAGGGGTGTGGGCTTGGGGGGGGCTGCTCCAGTCCCTACTGCACAAACTGAGGGCCTGTCTCTCCCGACAGTGGAGGAAGGCCCTGTCTTCGCCATATGCATGGCGGGTGCCCATGACCAGGCCACGCTGGCCAAGTGGATCCAGGGCCTGCAGGAGACCAACCCAGCCCTGGACCGCATCCCGGTGGTCTTCCGCTTGTCAGGGTCCTCCGGGGAGCTCCTGGCATCCTCCTCAGGGCTGGAGGAGCCACCCCTGACCCCACCCGAGggccaggaagaagaggaaaacaatCAGCAGCGACAGCAGCAGAGCCAGAGCTGAGCCTGAGCAGTCACAGGAGCACAGGCTGTGGACTAGTGTGAAAGCATGAGATGACCTTTTAGTGTACAGCAAATAAAAGTTTTCCGGCTTGGGGctgtcctgcttcctctctggCAGTGTAGCGTCCCTGCCCCTTTAATGCCTGGTGTCACGTCTTTTCAAGTGATGGAGACATCATCCAGAACTGACGGGTCGAGCCGCTGGCCTTCCGTCCGCCTTTCCTAGACAGCTCCCACCCTTCCCTTGTCATCCCCACAATGCATTCAGGATAAAGGTGCGGAGGAAGAAGGCCGCATCACCCCAGGGTCTACGGGCTCTCCTGGCTCTTTCTTCCCGGATCAGCCTCAAACCTTCAGCTACCCCTTCCGTCTCTGCCTACTCAGAAAGTTTAACAGAGAAGGGAGTAGGGGGAGAGTGAGTTGTTGCTGGCGCTTATTGCGCGCATGCGCAGCTTCCGCTCTCGATCTTCTTTTGGCGCCGCGAGGCAGTGAGAGTCCATGAGAAATTTCCCGTCGGCGCGGAACATGCGCGCCACTTCCGGCCGGGCTCCTAACAACGGGGGAGGCTGGTAACCAGGGAGGGGGGGATGGCGGAGCGGGCGCCGGAGCCCGAGGCGGAGGCGGAGGCTGAGGCGGGAGCGGGCGGGGAGGTAGCCGCCGAGGAGGGCGCGGCGGGCCGCAAGGCGCGGGGCCGCCCGCGGCTCACGGAGTCGGACCGAGCCCGGCGGCGGCTCGAGTCCCGGAAGAAGTACGACGTGCGGCGCGTGTACCTGGGCGAGGCGCACGGGCCCTGGGTGGACCTGCGGCGCCGCAGCGGCTGGAGCGACGCCAAGCTCGCCGCCTACCTCATCTCGCTGGAGCGCGGCCAACGTAGCAGCCGCCACGGGTGAGGGGGCCCGGCCCgacggagggagggagcgagggaggagACGCCCCCATCCCCCGCTGAGCCTGGTCCCGCCCACTCCGCCCCCAGGGTCCCGCCCCTGGCACCTGTGAACCCCGCCCAGCGCCCCGACTGCCGGCCTGGGTCTCCGACTGCTGGTCCTGGGACGCGCCTGGCTCGCGGCCCCGCCTTCCGTCGCTCCGACTGCCCAATCCTAGGATACGCCCAACCTCTCGACCCGCCTCCTGGGCGCTTGGCCCTGCCCCCTAGAGCTCTGGCTACCCAATCCTGGTACGGGCCCCACCTCCAAGCATTCTAACGGCCCAGTCCCTGGAGGGGCGGCCCCGCCTCCTGAGGCCTGAGGGGCCCGAGGTCCCTGCTGGTCCCCGGGATCTCACATGCCTCATTCCCTAAAACTCCCACAATGTAGCCTGGGGCTGTGACTGGACACCCCGGGCCACCCAGCCCTACCCCTCATGAGGTTCCAGTGACCCACCTGGGACTGCGTGTGGCCCCATTCCCACACTGGAATGGGGCCACTGGGGAGGCCCCACGCTCCCAGAGCACCCCTCACGATCCAGATCTCACTCCCCTAAATCTCTTGGCTCTTGGTGATCACCTCTGTCCAGGGAGACTCAGGTGAAGAGGAAACCCCGAGTTAGCTGCTCAAGTGGAGGGCAGAGGCCTTTGCATAATCTCAATCTCGAGAACGAGCAGTATGGAAggaatttttctcttcttgcctTATAGGTTGGTGTGATGATTGAATGAgttaaaatacagcagagggcttcgaacagtgcctggcacatagtgagcagTCCGGATATTAGCTGTTATGATGATGTTTGTTTCCTGTCACAAACAGTGCTGCAACAAAACCCTTGTTCTGCCCTGGTTTTCACTTGTACACATTCACATGTGTCTCTCAGGGGAGATTCTGAGGGCCAAGAATCAACCAGAACCTGCTGAATTgtacccaccccctccccagggtggCAGGCTGGTTTATATGCCCAAGAGCAGGGCAGGAAATGCTGGGAGCTTATAAAACTTGAAGCCAGTGTCCTAGCTAttggagtttctgattcagttagTCTGGGTGGAGTTGCAGAccctgtatttttttctgaagagcTTCCAGGGAGACTTGATGCACAGCtggagttgagaaccactgaccagAGGGAGCCCCTGGAGGTTCCGAAGCTGAAAGTGGTATTTACAGAAGCTTGTCTGGCTGAGCTGGAGGTGTGTGGGAGCTGTGCAGGACTGGGGCAGGGGCACTGAGACAACCCAGGCAGTGTGTGGCAAAACCTGACCCCGGGGCACATGAGTAGTCGGGAAAATACACTAAGGGGTATTTATTCCTTCAAACTGCATGGCAGTTCTGTGTGGGAGGCACTGCGGTTATCGccacttcacagatgggaaaactgaggcccagaggggaccAATCctgcttgaggtcacacagccagtcagtAGCAGAGATAAGACTTGAACTCGGATCTGACTGACGCCAAGTCTGTCTCCACCACGATGTGGCGTTCCCCGCACCCCAGCCATGGCGAGGCTATGAATGGGTGGAGATGGTCATGGGTGTTTGGATTTGGGTTTGGGTGAGGATCTAGGCAGCCAGTCTGGCCCCTTGGAGGGGAGGTGGAGCCTTGGGAGGGGACAGAGGCTCCTGGGATGGTACAAGGGGACATGGATTCCTGGGCAGGAGCCCCGAGGAGCTGTCTTGGGCTAGACATGGGGTGTGGGGGCTGAGGATTGCTATCAGGCTGGACGAGAGTCAGTTAGGGTGAGCGGTGGAGCTGAGGAGAGACCTTGGACCGGCTGTCAGGACATTGGTGGCAAGAGCGTGGCCCCAGCCACAGCGAGGAGACCCATGTTCCAGTGCCTGGCTCTGTGATAATATTGAGAATCATAATGGTCATCGTTACCATTTGCTGAGTGATTCTTAATTACCAGGCTCTTTACAATGCATATGACCCCACGCCAACCCCATGAGGAAGGTACTGTTATGAGCCCACActacacatggggaaactgaggcacagggaggcagGGTTActcacccagggtcacagagcctGCTGCTGTGGTTTAGAAGAGGAAGAGCAGGGAAGCAGTCTGAGTCAGGTGGGCAGACCCTGAAGCATGGTGGCAGGAAGGCAAAGGGAGGCCCTAGCAGGTCCAGGAGAGATGGCTCCAAAGCAcctgcctggagcctgtgctgggcCACAGCTGAGTGGGCCACGTAGGGTCAGGAACCTGCTTGGCAGATCTGGTGGCCATCCTGGTGTGGGAGGCCATGGGGGCCCCTGGCCTTAGggtccagccctgccctgggctccccaAGGCCACGGCTCACTGGGACACACAGTCAGGGTACTGGGACCCAGGCAGAGCGGGGAAGGCCCTAGAGGTGGGCGGACATGATGGCGTGGCCTTTGGGCCTGAGCTGGCTGCGGGGTCAGGACCCTCATAGAGCAGGCAGTTAGGGCCCAGCCATCCCCCCAGGGCTCTGGGCCAGCCTCAGGGCCAGGATCTGCAGGTCCTTGGAGGGGGCAGTCCGAAGTCAACTCCATGACTGTTCTACTgggtaacaaatgaccacagacttagtggctttaacaccccacagaTTTATCATCTCACGTTTCTGCAGGTCAGGAGTCTGGCACATTTTAGCTGGCTCCTCAGGTCAGGGTCTCAggaggctgaaatcaaggtatcagcgcACCACAGCGTCACCTAGAGGCTCGCCCAGGGAAAGATCTGCTTCTAGACTTGTTCAGAGCATTGGCAGAATCCATTTCCTCCGGGCTATACGGCTGGGGTGCCTGCGGTCCTGCTGACCATCAGCTGGGACTGCTCTCAGCTCCGCAAGGTCGTTCTCAGGTCCTGGTCCCTCACAGGCCCCCTCATGCTCTCAGCTCCCAGTCTCTGACTTCAGCAGGACCCTTTTAAAGTCTCCCCTGATCAGGTCAGGCTTCCCGAATAACCTCCCTCTTGATAATCCACTCCGCAGCCACGGGACCCTGGGCAGGCAGCTTCaccctcagggcctcagtttcccactcCGTGAGGTGGGTGATGATAGTAGACCCCTGCTAGGGCTGCTGTTGGTGCAGGAGAGACCAAGTGAAGGGGCAAGGGAAGTAGACCTGGCCCGGGAAGCAGAAGCCCACATTCTACCCCAGCAGGATTGGCATCTCATCATCCATCAGGCCCCAAGTTCactccccactgccccctctcTCTGTTACAGGAAGCCTTGGGAGCAAGTCCCCAAAAAGCCAAAGCGGAAGAAAAGTAAGTGGGGCTGCAACCAGGGTGGAGGTGGCGTTGGGAGTAAGTGGCTTTGTGGTtggttccctccctccctcagggaCCACTTGTGGAGGGTCTGCGTGTGCCAGGAGCCGTGCAGGCCGGGacagacccagccctgccctcccagagcCCGCAGTCTCATAGGAAAGACGGGGGACAGGCTGAGCAGGGCTGTGGCGGGGAAGTAGAGGCACCGGGGGGCCCAGAGGAGGGGTCTGACCCAGCCTGGgtcgggggtggggatgggatagGAAGGGTTGGAGGGGACCCGAACCTGTGCTGTGCCCACCGGGGGTGCTCTCATCATCCCCATCTGACACAAAAAGCCTGAGTCACTGCCCCAGCCTGCACAGCCAGAAAGTGGCCGGGCCAGACTGCAAACCCAGGAGCATGTGTCACCCGAGGGGTCCCCTTTGCTCCTCTGCTCTCCTGCCCGGTGCGTGGGAGTCAGCCGGGGAAGAGCCAGGcagagcagagggaacagcttgtGCCCAGGCCTAAAGGGCGTGTGGTGTGCCAGGCTCAAGGGGAGCCGGGCGTGGGCAGTCGGAGCAGAGGCTGGAGTGCGTATCCCCACCCCCTGACCACGACCCCTGAGCCCTGGGCTGTGGGTCCCAGGCCATGTCCAGCAGGGTGAGGGCCGGTGGTCCAGGGACGGCCGTCTGATGGCAGTGAGCCCCTCTACTTATCACGGTGCTCAGAGGCAGAAGCTGAGCTAAGACTGAGACCCCCAGTCCGAGAGGTGTGGGGAGGGAGATGAGGGGGCCGGAGAGTGGCTGCTGGTGTCCCCGTGGTCGTCACTGGGTTGGCGGCCTCAGGCACCATCCCTAGACCCAAGGACCTTTCCTGGGCCCCCTCGTCATCTCCCAGCCTGGAAGGTCAGGGGCACACCTTCAGAGCTGAGTGAAGGGCGAGGGGCAAGGCAGGTGTCTAGAGGAAGAGGGCACAGGGCACAGCCCTTGCAGAGGTCCTGGGGCAGGGCCATACTTCCCTAGTTGAGGAACAGGGAGGAGGCCCTGAGGCTAGAGTGGAGTGATCCAGGGGAGCAGTAGGAGGAGGTGAGCGCAGGAGGTGACAGGGCAGAACACACAGTGCCTGGTGAACCTCAGGGAGGACTTGGGCTCTTACCCCCATTGAGGTGGGAGCCCtggtggattttttctttttttcttttggctgcgttgggtcttcgttgctgcacgcgggctttctctagttgtggtgagcggggtctactctttgtagcggtgcgcgggcttctcattgcggtggcttctcttgttgcagagcacaggctctaggtgcacgggcttcagtagttgtggtgcgtgggctcagtagttgtggcgcctgggcttagttgctccacggcacgtgggatcttcccggaccagggctcaaacccgtgtcccctgcattggcaggcagactctcaaccactgcgccaccagggaagtccgccctGGTGGATTCTGAGTAGAGAAGGGATGTGGCCCGACTCAAGTGTTCAGAGGCGCCCTCTGTCAGCTGCCGGGGGCAAGGGTGAGAGCTGGGAGGGTAGGGCCGAGGGACTGAGCTGGTGCAGGCGGGAGACGCTGAGTTGATGAGGACGAGTATAACCGTAACTGGCAGCTGACAGTCGTTGCGTGAGCACCTGCCATACGCCAGGCTTTACTATGTATATGACTTGACTCGAACAGTGAGGACATTCCCTGCCAGTCTCTGTTGTCTCCAGGGCGGGTctcacatctctgagcctcagtttcttcatctgtaaactggggacagGCCTGGATAATACTCAGGAGGGTGTCTCAACCCCCAGAGCTATAAGACCCATGTGGTTCTGGGGGCCGTGCTGCCCAGAGAGGGGGGTAGGGGTGAGCCCTGCCCCTCATGCCTGCCCGTGCCCCGCGTGTGCAGGGCGGCGACGCAACGTGAACTGCCTGAAGAACGTGGTGATCTGGTACGAGGACCACAAGCACCGCTGCCCCTACGAGCCGCACCTCGCCGAGCTGGACCCCACCTTTGGCCTGTACACCACGGCTGTGTGGCAGTGCGAGGCTGGGCACCGCTACTT encodes the following:
- the ECSIT gene encoding evolutionarily conserved signaling intermediate in Toll pathway, mitochondrial isoform X1, coding for MSWAQGILLARGLSRGWGGICSTALTRAPFSQGLPQAPRGLHCSTAAHNPDSSLVPRPPEPPRGPVKALAPHVELFRQAPDGVRDKASFVQAVQNFTQYNVHKRGHVDFIYLALRKMREYGVERDLAVYNLLLDIFPKEVFRPRNIFHSIFLHYPRQQECGIAVLEQMENHGVMPNKETEFLLIQIFGRKSHPMLKFVRMKLWFTRFKNIDPFPVPRDLPQDPVDLASLALRHMEPDLSARVTVYQMPLSKDSTDATDPTEPHIIGIQSPDQQAALAHHNPARPIFVEGPFSLWLRDKCIYYHILRADLLPPEEREVEEIPEEWNLYYPMQLDLAYGRSSWDDYEFNIDEVEEGPVFAICMAGAHDQATLAKWIQGLQETNPALDRIPVVFRLSGSSGELLASSSGLEEPPLTPPEGQEEEENNQQRQQQSQS
- the ECSIT gene encoding evolutionarily conserved signaling intermediate in Toll pathway, mitochondrial isoform X2 produces the protein MSWAQGILLARGLSRGWGGICSTALTRAPFSQGLPQAPRGLHCSTAAHNPDSSLVPRPPEPPRGPVKALAPHVELFRQAPDGVRDKASFVQAVQNFTQYNVHKRGHVDFIYLALRKMREYGVERDLAVYNLLLDIFPKEVFRPRNIFHSIFLHYPRQQECGIAVLEQMENHGVMPNKETEFLLIQIFGRKSHPMLKFVRMKLWFTRFKNIDPFPVPRDLPQDPVDLASLALRHMEPDLSARVTVYQMPLSKDSTDATDPTEPHIIGIQSPDQQAALAHHNPARPIFVEGPFSLWLRDKCIYYHILRADLLPPEERLDLAYGRSSWDDYEFNIDEVEEGPVFAICMAGAHDQATLAKWIQGLQETNPALDRIPVVFRLSGSSGELLASSSGLEEPPLTPPEGQEEEENNQQRQQQSQS